In Legionella lytica, one genomic interval encodes:
- a CDS encoding TNT domain-containing protein, whose translation MTSRAISHKLPSLTPELANLHFLSEPSLNMPSNSCLPSAKINDPYNVYEVVKEIRNIPTGRAAPWFGKEGMAIQHELPKPVKWYLDNGYLREKF comes from the coding sequence ATGACAAGCAGGGCTATAAGTCACAAGTTACCATCCTTAACCCCTGAGTTAGCTAATTTGCATTTCTTATCAGAACCCTCTTTAAATATGCCGAGTAATAGTTGCCTGCCTTCAGCTAAGATAAATGATCCCTATAATGTGTATGAAGTAGTTAAAGAAATTCGGAACATTCCTACAGGGAGGGCTGCTCCGTGGTTTGGAAAAGAGGGGATGGCAATTCAACATGAACTACCAAAGCCTGTTAAGTGGTATTTAGATAATGGATATTTACGAGAGAAATTTTAA
- a CDS encoding glycoside hydrolase family 73 protein, with protein sequence MLAQAALETGWGGVIPGSNNMYNIKADHGWHGAKTEPVKTREFRKGKWEIVYDRFRAYDNIEEGVKDRVQFLKENKRYSAVFQEGTRGNFLKEAKALLNATYATNPNYVQDLANVSKGSTMRAAIERARKKHG encoded by the coding sequence ATGTTAGCGCAAGCAGCCCTAGAGACAGGATGGGGGGGCGTGATTCCAGGTAGCAATAATATGTACAATATAAAGGCAGATCACGGATGGCATGGAGCGAAAACAGAGCCAGTTAAAACGCGAGAGTTTCGTAAGGGTAAATGGGAAATCGTATATGATAGGTTCAGAGCCTATGATAATATTGAGGAGGGTGTAAAAGATCGAGTTCAGTTTTTAAAAGAGAATAAACGATATTCAGCAGTGTTCCAAGAGGGGACTAGAGGAAATTTTTTAAAAGAAGCTAAAGCTTTACTTAACGCCACATATGCAACAAATCCTAATTATGTGCAGGATTTGGCTAATGTTTCAAAAGGTTCTACGATGAGAGCAGCTATTGAACGTGCGAGAAAAAAGCATGGTTAA
- a CDS encoding glucosaminidase domain-containing protein: MVIRINKLDAKDNNVNALYLVAHALHESDKGKSDLAKEHNNFWGLEPQSLQNNG, translated from the coding sequence ATTGTAATAAGAATAAATAAATTAGATGCGAAAGATAATAATGTTAATGCTCTGTACCTTGTAGCTCATGCTTTACATGAGTCTGATAAGGGGAAATCTGACCTTGCTAAAGAGCATAATAATTTTTGGGGCTTGGAGCCGCAATCATTGCAAAACAATGGATAA
- a CDS encoding LysM peptidoglycan-binding domain-containing protein has translation MPMGQALLFSFNFRKSTLKSGDSLESIALQVYGDSSLWYLIADANGISDRNAIAGGDSKLYIGQRLTIPPAAAGQHHTHATHRILDANKMLGNTSANAATPTPKPPKPKHGNFWGKLLVAVVATVATVLTAGALAIGMGVTGSIFSAGLSALGGTITGTAGAAGIGSVLGVGLAAGFVGSLAGQTAANLMGMQSGVDFGGALISGLATAATAGIGYGLKNIGIFKNLSNKLNNYNYKYFNTASAFEMMEQNAASQAFNTTIRRHQHFDWTELGVATLTGGLMGSEAGKEFGKKLETLDNHTGMLRAELQTLTGAGAQSLTTGTHFDALQVLGDNLGSTIGNAVVGRFAWPGLETRGQDLAKENIKGLEIDGLLDDFEQSKQNFNNHLVNHMDEGINLAIDISLTPHDRDTYLSGSVLSGYVGHVIYNDSPLFNGSGLFTNEAMPLDLKKGALLQGSSQLEKSKLAPKNFGVEDAKNGLRKVFDEYGFEMSKIVEKMYRYETKHFNSGQYILTGAAGMEAVKGAKAPYYGWSKEFFTKHPEYTPIGTTDLHDGIGASKKGGNAQKKGLTPYIIFPSVEAGMMHLAYKIKNQYNGDYARWHSSIASNKQVYRNELKGVRWSMTNEFQKGA, from the coding sequence ATGCCTATGGGGCAAGCCTTACTTTTTTCGTTTAATTTTAGAAAATCCACTTTAAAATCAGGCGACAGCCTGGAGTCAATAGCCTTGCAGGTCTATGGGGACAGCAGCCTATGGTATCTAATCGCTGATGCCAATGGCATCAGCGACCGTAACGCGATTGCCGGAGGAGATAGCAAGCTCTACATAGGTCAACGCCTAACCATTCCCCCTGCCGCCGCAGGGCAACATCACACCCACGCAACGCATCGTATCTTAGATGCGAATAAAATGCTTGGCAACACCAGTGCGAACGCCGCAACGCCAACGCCAAAACCACCGAAACCCAAGCATGGGAATTTTTGGGGCAAGCTCCTTGTTGCGGTTGTGGCTACGGTAGCAACCGTGTTAACCGCAGGCGCGCTCGCCATTGGCATGGGGGTTACGGGTTCTATCTTTTCAGCAGGATTATCCGCATTAGGTGGCACCATTACAGGCACCGCGGGGGCTGCGGGTATTGGCTCTGTGCTTGGCGTAGGCCTTGCGGCAGGCTTCGTTGGCAGCTTAGCCGGCCAAACTGCAGCCAATCTTATGGGCATGCAAAGTGGTGTCGATTTTGGCGGGGCCTTGATATCCGGTTTAGCCACCGCGGCTACTGCAGGCATAGGTTATGGCTTAAAAAATATAGGTATCTTTAAAAACCTTTCCAATAAGTTGAATAACTACAACTATAAGTACTTTAATACCGCCAGCGCTTTTGAAATGATGGAGCAAAACGCAGCAAGCCAGGCATTTAACACCACCATAAGACGCCATCAACACTTCGACTGGACTGAATTAGGAGTAGCCACCCTAACCGGAGGCTTAATGGGTTCAGAAGCTGGAAAAGAATTCGGCAAAAAACTCGAAACTCTGGATAACCACACTGGCATGCTGCGCGCAGAGCTACAAACTCTGACAGGAGCAGGCGCTCAATCACTCACTACAGGCACTCATTTTGATGCACTACAAGTTTTAGGAGATAATTTAGGCAGTACAATTGGAAATGCCGTAGTGGGGCGTTTTGCTTGGCCTGGATTAGAGACTAGGGGCCAAGATCTCGCTAAAGAGAATATCAAAGGACTTGAGATTGATGGCCTTTTAGATGATTTTGAGCAATCCAAGCAAAATTTTAACAACCATCTTGTGAATCATATGGATGAAGGAATTAATCTTGCTATAGATATTTCTCTTACCCCTCATGATAGGGATACGTACCTTTCTGGTTCTGTGCTTTCGGGATATGTCGGCCATGTAATTTATAATGATTCTCCACTCTTTAATGGAAGTGGTTTATTTACGAATGAAGCAATGCCATTAGATTTAAAAAAAGGAGCACTGCTTCAAGGTTCTTCTCAGTTGGAAAAGAGCAAGCTTGCTCCGAAAAACTTTGGCGTTGAAGATGCAAAAAATGGATTGCGAAAAGTTTTCGATGAATATGGTTTTGAAATGTCTAAGATTGTAGAAAAAATGTATCGATATGAGACAAAGCATTTTAACTCCGGACAATATATTCTTACTGGTGCTGCAGGAATGGAGGCAGTTAAAGGTGCTAAAGCTCCTTATTATGGATGGTCTAAGGAGTTTTTCACAAAACATCCAGAATATACTCCAATTGGAACAACAGATCTTCATGATGGGATTGGTGCATCTAAAAAAGGAGGGAATGCACAAAAAAAAGGCTTAACCCCCTATATAATATTTCCATCTGTAGAGGCCGGTATGATGCATTTAGCGTATAAGATAAAAAACCAATATAATGGGGATTACGCACGCTGGCACTCTAGTATTGCTAGTAATAAGCAGGTTTATCGTAATGAATTGAAAGGCGTGCGTTGGTCTATGACAAATGAATTTCAAAAGGGGGCATAA
- a CDS encoding asparaginase, which produces MNSAQKVIGIIELGGTISSISEDSTSEFYKGPNSSISSFIQELKLDAHIKIIVGQFEQRISHEMTIEGLIKLAQKLQSLLDSSDFDGIIITTGTNALEDIAYFIGLVVKSTKPIIFTGAHYPQNNLAFDGKRNLYNAINIASSDKAMKLGVLVTFNDHVITARDAVKNTPGLNSNFAHEGIGVIGHVIGGKFILKSIPMYKHTYQSEFSILGLSNLPKVSIIYAHLGMDDSLIKASITSGVSGIVSAGFGKGYQPTNISQTLAKAVQLNIPIVRCARFGFSYTSIDQAYDEKYGFIVAKGLSPHKSSLLLSIALHKTNEISRLQQIFEEY; this is translated from the coding sequence GTGAATAGTGCTCAAAAAGTTATTGGAATAATTGAATTAGGTGGAACTATTAGCAGTATTAGTGAAGATTCTACATCAGAATTTTATAAAGGGCCGAACAGCTCTATTTCTTCTTTTATTCAAGAACTTAAATTAGACGCTCATATTAAAATCATAGTAGGACAGTTCGAACAAAGAATCAGTCATGAAATGACTATTGAGGGGCTCATAAAGTTAGCCCAAAAGCTCCAATCCCTTCTTGATTCAAGTGATTTTGATGGCATTATAATAACAACTGGCACAAACGCTTTAGAGGATATAGCTTATTTTATTGGGCTAGTAGTAAAATCAACAAAGCCGATTATTTTTACCGGTGCCCATTATCCACAAAATAATCTTGCCTTTGATGGAAAGAGAAATTTATATAATGCCATCAATATAGCTAGTTCCGACAAAGCAATGAAATTAGGTGTTTTAGTAACATTTAATGACCATGTAATTACTGCTCGAGATGCTGTAAAAAATACACCAGGATTAAATAGTAATTTTGCACATGAAGGAATAGGAGTGATAGGACACGTCATTGGTGGCAAATTTATTTTGAAATCAATTCCAATGTACAAACATACCTATCAAAGTGAATTTTCCATATTAGGGCTAAGCAATTTACCAAAAGTCTCAATTATTTATGCTCATTTAGGTATGGATGACTCATTGATTAAGGCTTCTATTACATCAGGAGTATCCGGCATAGTCAGCGCTGGATTTGGTAAAGGCTATCAACCGACGAATATATCGCAAACACTAGCAAAAGCGGTGCAATTAAATATTCCTATTGTAAGATGCGCACGTTTTGGATTTAGCTATACAAGTATTGATCAGGCCTATGATGAAAAATATGGCTTCATTGTAGCAAAAGGCTTATCACCCCATAAATCAAGCCTTCTGCTATCTATCGCTTTACATAAGACTAATGAGATTAGTCGCCTACAACAAATATTTGAGGAATATTAA
- a CDS encoding queuosine precursor transporter gives MEKENHQNVLLNKTQDYFKYMRILSMIYVTFLMSATVMAYKLVDIWGIVEPGSTLIYTFTFFLGNIYAELYGQNYTKKLIWESIITGYIFAFLITLINFFPSPSYWNLYEEFNKVIGHVLRFTNAGVIGYLLSAFLNAYLFTKWKYKLKGKYFWARSLLASSISEGFATFIAGFITFIGMMPTMKILTVMVNALLFKIAYGFIAVWPATFIAYVLKRNEKKITETPLVPFLN, from the coding sequence ATGGAAAAAGAAAATCATCAAAATGTACTACTCAATAAAACACAAGATTATTTTAAATATATGCGTATTCTTTCTATGATCTATGTAACATTTCTGATGTCTGCAACAGTGATGGCATACAAGTTAGTTGACATATGGGGAATCGTAGAACCAGGCTCAACACTTATTTATACCTTTACCTTTTTTCTTGGCAATATTTATGCAGAATTGTATGGTCAAAATTATACCAAGAAACTAATATGGGAATCGATTATCACTGGTTATATTTTTGCCTTCCTTATAACGTTAATTAATTTTTTTCCTTCCCCAAGTTATTGGAATTTGTATGAAGAATTTAACAAGGTAATTGGCCATGTATTAAGATTTACAAATGCCGGGGTTATCGGATATTTGTTAAGTGCATTCTTAAATGCGTATTTATTCACAAAATGGAAATATAAATTAAAAGGAAAATATTTTTGGGCTAGAAGTCTTTTGGCATCCTCAATTAGTGAAGGATTCGCAACATTTATCGCGGGTTTCATTACATTTATAGGAATGATGCCCACAATGAAAATTTTAACCGTCATGGTTAATGCGCTTTTATTTAAAATTGCGTACGGCTTTATAGCCGTTTGGCCCGCAACATTTATTGCTTATGTATTAAAAAGGAATGAAAAAAAAATAACAGAGACCCCATTAGTACCTTTCTTAAATTAA
- a CDS encoding XRE family transcriptional regulator: MNYFGINLKKLLKKEGISENELSKRIGIPQQMINRIITGINQNPKLSTITPIANYFKISLHELISNAELDTNDTHSLNTQRKIPYIEFKDIEVYGISEALTKSKKFIAADLDYNKNYFATSMNDDSMEPKFSKNTILVFEKEKEPFNGDFCLLKDEGNHYVFRQIMINSSNKKFIKCLNPTSDLYTVIPLPINIYVLATLLESRTFFNI, encoded by the coding sequence ATGAATTATTTTGGAATAAATCTAAAAAAACTTTTAAAAAAAGAAGGTATTAGTGAGAACGAGCTATCGAAACGAATAGGTATTCCTCAGCAAATGATTAATAGAATAATCACAGGAATAAATCAAAATCCAAAATTATCAACAATAACTCCAATTGCTAATTATTTCAAAATTTCATTACATGAATTAATTTCTAACGCTGAATTAGATACTAATGATACCCATTCTCTGAATACACAAAGGAAAATACCTTATATTGAATTTAAGGATATAGAAGTTTATGGAATAAGTGAGGCTCTTACAAAAAGTAAAAAATTTATTGCTGCTGACTTAGATTATAATAAGAATTATTTTGCGACGAGCATGAATGACGACTCCATGGAGCCTAAGTTTTCTAAAAATACTATTCTTGTATTTGAAAAAGAAAAAGAACCTTTTAATGGGGATTTTTGTTTGTTAAAAGATGAAGGGAATCATTATGTGTTTCGCCAAATTATGATAAATTCATCGAACAAGAAATTTATAAAATGTTTAAATCCAACTAGTGATTTATATACGGTAATTCCATTACCAATTAATATTTATGTGTTAGCAACATTGCTGGAGTCGCGCACTTTTTTTAATATTTAA